The following proteins come from a genomic window of Ilumatobacter coccineus YM16-304:
- a CDS encoding dihydrolipoyl dehydrogenase family protein, with the protein MVGVPERFVIIGGGPAGNVAATYAARLGAEVTVIERDVIGGAAHLWDCIPSKSMIATGGAMSFMRRSQGMGLEQEDPVIDTGGLTGRIDQIKANMRDNTTQLLESQNVRLIRGTGAFTSANSVEVTTAEGTETIEFDSALVSTGSQPRIPDWCHPDGERILTTRDCYPPTVFPDSVTVVGSGVTGVEFVHMFSSFGAKVTLVVSRQQVLPGKDPEVAAVLEQEFMDRGVKLLMGARAEAIERIDADGNPDPDGSQVIVRCDDGRSVTSSHAVLAIGSVPNTADIGLDRAGVEVNRWGYVDINHHCVTNVPHIYAAGDISGKLPLSSVASIQGRKVAEHVMGLHTRSHRHLDYDKAASAIFTEPEIADVGLAEAEAFASGRKIRVTKVPFSATAKAMINNDTRGFVKIISDPATGVILGGSIVGRHAAELISVIAVAVTAGLTVTDIVESILVHPALSEALAEAAE; encoded by the coding sequence ATGGTCGGCGTGCCAGAACGCTTTGTGATCATCGGTGGAGGCCCGGCAGGCAATGTCGCGGCGACGTACGCAGCCCGACTCGGTGCCGAGGTGACCGTGATCGAGCGTGACGTGATCGGTGGTGCTGCGCACCTGTGGGACTGCATCCCGTCGAAGTCGATGATCGCCACCGGCGGAGCGATGAGCTTCATGCGGCGCTCGCAGGGAATGGGCCTGGAGCAGGAAGATCCCGTGATCGACACCGGCGGGCTCACCGGCCGGATCGACCAGATCAAGGCCAACATGCGTGACAACACGACGCAGTTGTTGGAGAGCCAGAACGTCCGTCTCATCCGTGGGACCGGAGCGTTCACCAGCGCCAACTCGGTCGAGGTCACCACCGCAGAGGGCACCGAGACGATCGAGTTCGACTCGGCGCTCGTGTCGACCGGATCGCAACCGCGCATCCCCGACTGGTGCCATCCCGACGGCGAACGCATCCTGACCACCCGCGACTGCTACCCGCCGACGGTCTTCCCCGACAGCGTCACCGTGGTCGGGTCGGGTGTGACCGGTGTGGAGTTCGTCCACATGTTCTCGTCGTTCGGCGCCAAGGTCACCCTGGTCGTCAGCCGACAGCAGGTGCTTCCGGGCAAGGACCCAGAGGTCGCGGCGGTGCTCGAGCAGGAGTTCATGGACCGCGGTGTCAAGCTCCTGATGGGGGCTCGTGCCGAGGCGATCGAGCGCATCGATGCCGACGGCAACCCCGACCCCGACGGCAGCCAGGTCATCGTCCGCTGCGACGACGGTCGTTCGGTCACGTCGTCGCATGCGGTGCTGGCCATCGGTTCGGTTCCCAACACCGCCGACATCGGTCTCGACCGAGCAGGTGTCGAGGTGAACCGCTGGGGCTACGTCGACATCAACCATCACTGCGTCACCAACGTCCCGCACATCTACGCGGCTGGTGACATCTCGGGCAAGTTGCCGCTGTCGTCGGTCGCCTCGATCCAGGGGCGCAAGGTGGCCGAACACGTCATGGGCCTGCACACGCGCAGCCACCGTCACCTCGACTACGACAAGGCGGCATCGGCGATCTTCACCGAACCCGAGATCGCCGACGTCGGCCTCGCCGAGGCGGAGGCGTTTGCGTCGGGTCGGAAGATCCGGGTCACGAAGGTGCCGTTCTCGGCCACGGCCAAAGCGATGATCAACAACGACACCCGCGGGTTCGTCAAGATCATCTCCGATCCGGCGACCGGCGTGATCCTCGGGGGGTCGATCGTGGGGCGGCATGCAGCCGAGTTGATCTCGGTCATCGCCGTCGCTGTCACCGCTGGGCTCACCGTGACCGACATCGTCGAGTCGATCCTCGTTCACCCGGCGCTCAGCGAAGCCCTCGCCGAAGCCGCCGAATAG
- a CDS encoding M15 family metallopeptidase — MPFPALAVVEAQAVRVVPEQTDVVSVYNSGALTFSTESRAIAAAVQADADYAVSHAASMGMTLVSRRGTTVQAAPAGYAYPMGTTVLDPTAVEALMSETVAEVLTATDIVMSSLTASLRGAVAGDEVTLVSASGAPVVFTIAAVVSDAITGGTELLLSPEAADRVGLDRKSSVIMWNFPDRATIDRSLADNALVSNSIRIRRGWDPADPDSTLGMAAAKSLLGEFAYRVNADGSVSIDSAWTSENLPSGRRLLDSNVQIIARCHNLIEPALRAALAEVAANGLSYTINVYDANRAGGCYNPRFNRLAVNSSIGFLSRHTWAMAIDTNTIGSCQGCAPPDLDCRTVRIFRKHGFAWGGNFLTPDGMHFEFVGERRDQLPYPSRFCENIVADNAFTDPDAPLPVEATERATLFADAGLVAEHHE, encoded by the coding sequence GTGCCGTTCCCTGCGCTGGCCGTCGTCGAGGCGCAAGCCGTGCGCGTCGTGCCCGAGCAGACCGACGTCGTGAGCGTCTACAACAGCGGAGCCCTCACGTTCTCGACCGAGTCGCGAGCGATCGCCGCGGCCGTGCAGGCCGACGCCGACTATGCCGTGAGCCACGCCGCGTCGATGGGCATGACACTGGTGAGTCGCCGGGGCACCACTGTGCAGGCGGCGCCTGCCGGCTATGCCTACCCGATGGGAACGACGGTGCTCGACCCCACGGCCGTCGAGGCGCTGATGAGCGAGACCGTTGCCGAGGTCCTCACCGCCACCGACATCGTCATGAGTTCGCTCACGGCCTCGTTGCGCGGGGCGGTCGCCGGCGACGAGGTCACGCTCGTGTCGGCCTCGGGCGCACCCGTGGTGTTCACCATCGCCGCCGTCGTGTCCGACGCGATCACCGGCGGGACCGAACTGCTCCTGTCACCGGAGGCCGCCGACCGGGTCGGCCTCGACCGCAAGAGCAGCGTGATCATGTGGAACTTCCCCGACCGGGCCACCATCGATCGTTCGCTCGCCGACAACGCCCTGGTGTCGAACAGCATCCGCATCCGCCGGGGTTGGGACCCTGCAGACCCCGACTCGACGCTGGGCATGGCCGCGGCGAAGTCGTTGCTCGGCGAGTTCGCCTACCGTGTGAACGCCGACGGGTCGGTGTCGATCGACAGCGCGTGGACGAGCGAGAACCTGCCGTCCGGCCGTCGCTTGCTCGACTCGAACGTGCAGATCATCGCTCGATGTCACAATCTGATCGAACCGGCGCTGCGTGCCGCCCTCGCCGAAGTGGCCGCCAACGGCCTGAGCTACACGATCAACGTGTACGACGCCAACCGGGCGGGTGGGTGCTACAACCCGCGCTTCAACCGACTCGCGGTGAACAGTTCGATCGGCTTCCTGTCACGCCACACGTGGGCGATGGCCATCGACACCAACACCATCGGATCGTGCCAGGGATGCGCGCCGCCCGACCTCGACTGTCGAACCGTGCGGATCTTCCGCAAGCACGGATTCGCCTGGGGTGGCAACTTCCTGACCCCCGACGGCATGCACTTCGAGTTCGTCGGTGAGCGGCGCGATCAGCTGCCGTACCCGTCGCGGTTCTGCGAGAACATCGTGGCCGACAACGCCTTCACCGATCCCGATGCGCCGCTTCCCGTCGAGGCCACGGAACGAGCGACGCTCTTCGCCGACGCCGGTCTCGTCGCCGAGCACCACGAGTGA
- the lysS gene encoding lysine--tRNA ligase, with product MVVVVDVVELVSGVVLSGVVLSGVVLSGTVLSGVVLDELGADARRVSGSLSGRPSVRSGTSTITLSAAHITRRATFASAGTAESVADGSWEDTRAYYDRVTHSRWHVEKFLESAARPPRFGPGRREASDRNPASVRRQLQSGVSAAPEAGYGHATVSDSSTPSNPAADAAPGDTADDVLSGSGLEAEKARRLALVDEMRNAGANPYPYRFDRTHTLGEVRSSWGELEPGVETDDAVSVAGRIMLKRDSGKLVFATIRDRSGDIQLFISKAVVGDDAFAAVKALDLGDWVGVDGTVMTTRKGELSVKPDRVELLSKAIRPLPDKWHGLSDVDTRFRQRYADLIVNDAARRNFEIRHETVASFRRTLAAHGFIEVETPVLHPEVGGAHARPFTTHHNSLDMQLYLRIAVELYLKRLIVGGMERVYEIARTFRNEGTSTRHNPEFTMMELYQAFGDWNDVMDITEELITTAARDALGTTVVEIRGESIDLADPWPRKRMIDYASEGTGVELHPSMPVADVRKVAADHDVFVEERWGSGKIIEEIFEKTSESAIVRPTFVTGHPVEISPLARQDRNDPFLTERFELFVDGRELANGYSELNDPVEQRARFEDEQAAKEAGDAEAGTVDEDYIRALEYGMPPTGGLGIGIDRLAMLLAGVDSIKEVILFPTLRPEAP from the coding sequence GTGGTGGTGGTGGTCGACGTCGTGGAACTCGTGTCGGGCGTCGTGCTGTCAGGCGTCGTGCTGTCAGGCGTCGTGCTGTCTGGCACCGTGCTGTCGGGTGTCGTGCTCGACGAACTCGGTGCCGATGCTCGCAGGGTGTCGGGGTCGCTGTCGGGCCGGCCGAGCGTCAGGAGCGGCACCAGCACGATCACGCTGAGCGCTGCCCACATCACCCGCCGCGCGACGTTCGCGTCCGCGGGCACGGCGGAGTCAGTGGCAGACGGATCGTGGGAGGACACGCGGGCATATTACGATCGAGTGACACACTCTCGATGGCATGTCGAGAAATTTCTCGAATCGGCGGCCCGGCCGCCGCGGTTCGGCCCCGGCCGCCGCGAAGCCTCCGACAGAAATCCGGCGTCCGTGCGGCGCCAACTGCAATCCGGTGTTTCTGCGGCCCCGGAAGCTGGCTACGGTCATGCAACCGTGAGCGACTCCTCCACACCCAGCAACCCGGCTGCCGACGCAGCGCCCGGCGACACCGCCGACGACGTGCTGTCCGGCAGCGGCCTGGAAGCGGAGAAGGCGCGTCGTCTGGCGCTCGTCGACGAGATGCGCAACGCAGGCGCCAACCCCTATCCGTACCGCTTCGACCGGACGCACACGCTCGGCGAGGTCCGGTCGAGCTGGGGCGAACTCGAACCCGGCGTCGAGACCGACGATGCGGTGAGCGTGGCCGGTCGCATCATGCTCAAGCGCGATTCCGGAAAACTCGTCTTCGCCACGATCCGTGACCGTTCGGGCGACATCCAACTCTTCATCTCCAAGGCGGTTGTCGGCGACGATGCGTTCGCTGCCGTGAAAGCCCTCGACCTCGGCGACTGGGTCGGCGTCGACGGCACGGTCATGACCACTCGCAAGGGCGAACTGTCGGTCAAGCCCGATCGCGTCGAACTGCTGTCGAAGGCCATCCGGCCGCTTCCCGACAAATGGCACGGCCTGTCCGACGTCGACACCCGGTTCCGTCAGCGCTACGCCGACCTGATCGTCAACGACGCGGCACGACGCAACTTCGAGATCCGCCACGAGACGGTGGCCAGCTTCCGTCGCACGCTCGCCGCGCACGGGTTCATCGAAGTCGAGACACCGGTGCTGCACCCGGAGGTCGGCGGCGCTCACGCACGCCCCTTCACGACGCACCACAACTCCCTCGACATGCAGCTCTACCTGCGCATCGCGGTCGAGCTGTATCTGAAGCGCCTGATCGTCGGCGGCATGGAGCGCGTCTACGAGATCGCACGCACGTTCCGCAACGAGGGCACGTCGACGCGGCACAACCCCGAGTTCACGATGATGGAGCTCTACCAGGCGTTCGGCGACTGGAACGACGTGATGGACATCACCGAAGAGCTCATCACCACCGCCGCCCGTGACGCTCTCGGCACCACCGTCGTCGAGATCCGCGGCGAATCGATCGACCTCGCCGACCCGTGGCCGCGCAAGCGCATGATCGACTACGCGTCGGAGGGCACCGGCGTCGAACTGCATCCGTCGATGCCGGTCGCCGACGTCCGCAAGGTCGCCGCCGACCACGACGTGTTCGTCGAGGAACGTTGGGGTTCGGGCAAGATCATCGAGGAGATCTTCGAGAAGACCTCCGAGTCCGCCATCGTGCGGCCGACGTTCGTCACCGGCCACCCCGTCGAGATCTCACCGCTCGCACGGCAGGACCGCAACGACCCGTTCCTCACCGAGCGCTTCGAACTGTTCGTCGACGGACGAGAACTCGCCAACGGCTACTCCGAGCTCAACGACCCAGTCGAACAGCGGGCACGTTTCGAAGACGAACAAGCGGCGAAGGAAGCCGGCGATGCCGAAGCCGGCACCGTCGACGAGGACTACATCCGGGCGCTCGAGTACGGCATGCCGCCGACCGGCGGCCTCGGCATCGGCATCGATCGTCTGGCGATGCTGCTCGCCGGCGTCGATTCGATCAAGGAAGTCATCCTCTTCCCGACGCTGCGCCCAGAAGCCCCCTGA
- the dapD gene encoding 2,3,4,5-tetrahydropyridine-2,6-dicarboxylate N-succinyltransferase, which translates to MTRMAWGAGLATVDSNGSTLDTWYRWLGWGEFGNTEMTAKGTLDQIENNLGMRDTTDEVRKVTIRPVRISIDVDEAPASAEDAYLRLHLLSHRLAAPRTINMDGTFGALNNVAWTNLGPVAVSDLDDVRLGVKKNGGVLNVQGLDKFPRMTDYVVPTGIRIADADRVRLGAHLAEGTTVMHEGFCNFNAGTLGTSMVEGRISAGVTVGDGSDIGGGASIMGSLSGGGTEVISVGERCLLGANSGIGISLGDDCAVEAGLYVTASTPVLTPDGVKKAKEISGMGGLLFIRDGQSGQVIARPRNKTWGELNAELHTGQ; encoded by the coding sequence ATGACCCGCATGGCATGGGGCGCTGGCCTCGCAACCGTCGACTCGAACGGCTCCACCCTCGACACCTGGTACCGCTGGCTCGGTTGGGGTGAGTTCGGCAACACCGAGATGACCGCCAAGGGAACGCTCGACCAGATCGAGAACAACCTCGGCATGCGCGACACGACCGACGAGGTCCGCAAGGTCACGATCCGCCCGGTGCGGATCTCGATCGACGTCGACGAGGCGCCGGCGTCGGCCGAAGACGCGTACCTCCGGCTGCATCTCCTGTCGCATCGACTCGCCGCACCTCGCACGATCAACATGGACGGCACGTTCGGCGCGCTCAACAACGTCGCGTGGACGAACCTCGGGCCGGTCGCCGTCTCCGACCTCGACGATGTGCGTCTCGGCGTCAAGAAGAACGGTGGGGTGTTGAACGTCCAGGGGCTCGACAAGTTCCCACGGATGACCGACTACGTCGTGCCGACGGGTATCCGTATCGCCGACGCCGACCGGGTGCGACTCGGCGCGCACCTCGCCGAAGGCACCACGGTGATGCACGAAGGGTTCTGCAACTTCAACGCCGGCACGCTCGGCACTTCGATGGTCGAAGGACGCATCTCGGCCGGTGTCACCGTCGGCGACGGTTCCGACATCGGTGGCGGTGCGTCGATCATGGGCTCGCTGAGCGGTGGCGGCACCGAGGTCATCTCGGTCGGCGAACGATGCCTGCTCGGCGCGAACTCCGGCATCGGCATCAGCCTCGGCGACGACTGCGCGGTCGAGGCCGGGCTGTACGTCACGGCGTCGACGCCCGTCCTGACACCCGACGGCGTGAAGAAGGCCAAGGAGATCTCGGGGATGGGCGGCCTGCTGTTCATCCGTGACGGCCAGTCGGGCCAGGTCATCGCTCGGCCACGCAACAAGACGTGGGGCGAACTCAACGCCGAACTCCACACCGGCCAGTAG
- a CDS encoding SDR family NAD(P)-dependent oxidoreductase, producing MTTQQQALGSGFGMRSTPSEVIAGADLSGTLAVVTGGYSGLGLETTKGLAEAGADVIVPARRPDHAREVLGGLGSTAGSITVDEMDLGDVASAIGFGRRVADAGRSVGILVNNAAIMACPETRIDPGWEAQFATNHLGHFAMTNAMWPVLAADGGARVVSLSSTGHKLSPIRWDDVQFESGYDKWVAYGQAKTANSLFAVQLDALGQSAGVRAFAVHPGGIMTELQRHLPKQEMIAMGWMDDQGNVDDRFKTPEQGAATSVWAATSPQLDGMGGVYCEDCDIADPVDLDGPFARFRGVNPHAVDRDEAAKLWALSAELTGIDAF from the coding sequence ATGACGACGCAGCAGCAGGCACTCGGTTCGGGATTCGGCATGCGATCGACGCCGAGCGAGGTGATCGCCGGCGCCGACCTGAGCGGCACGTTGGCCGTGGTGACCGGCGGCTACTCGGGGCTCGGTCTCGAGACGACGAAGGGGCTGGCCGAGGCCGGCGCTGACGTCATCGTTCCGGCGCGTCGTCCGGATCACGCACGCGAGGTGCTCGGTGGGCTCGGCTCGACCGCCGGGTCGATCACCGTCGACGAGATGGACCTCGGCGACGTCGCCAGCGCGATCGGGTTCGGCCGGCGCGTCGCCGACGCCGGGCGTTCGGTCGGCATCCTCGTCAACAACGCTGCGATCATGGCCTGCCCGGAGACACGTATCGACCCCGGCTGGGAAGCACAGTTCGCGACCAACCATCTCGGCCACTTCGCCATGACCAACGCGATGTGGCCGGTACTCGCCGCCGATGGGGGAGCGCGTGTCGTGTCGCTCTCGTCGACCGGGCACAAGCTGTCGCCGATCCGGTGGGACGACGTCCAGTTCGAATCGGGTTACGACAAGTGGGTCGCCTACGGCCAGGCCAAGACCGCCAACTCCCTGTTCGCCGTGCAGCTCGATGCGCTGGGCCAGTCGGCCGGCGTACGCGCCTTTGCCGTGCATCCCGGCGGGATCATGACCGAACTCCAACGCCACCTCCCGAAGCAGGAGATGATCGCCATGGGGTGGATGGACGACCAGGGGAACGTCGACGATCGGTTCAAGACGCCCGAGCAGGGTGCCGCAACGTCGGTGTGGGCGGCAACGTCGCCGCAACTCGACGGCATGGGCGGTGTGTACTGCGAAGACTGTGACATCGCCGACCCGGTCGATCTCGACGGCCCGTTCGCTCGCTTCCGAGGCGTGAACCCGCACGCGGTCGATCGCGACGAGGCAGCGAAGCTCTGGGCGCTGTCTGCCGAGTTGACCGGCATCGACGCGTTCTGA
- a CDS encoding zinc-binding metallopeptidase family protein, with translation MIPFSCSVCGQLLFFHNTTCLRCASTLGYDPDRLALDALIEAGTTFDAGDDTDEPRAVKLDGDVAVSLVGLDDVTFRRCENRRAVSCNWLVDERDDNPLCTSCRLTSIRPNDDDEAGLAGWADAELSKRRLIHQLTSLSLPIIDRAVDEERGVTFEFLSSRNRSVTTGHASGVITLDLSESDDAHREFVRQQLGEPYRTVLGHLRHEIGHYYWPHLVEDAGRIDEFRALFGDERVSYEDALAGHYADDPDEQETTWVDTHVSRYATMHPWEDWAETFAHYLHIQGGLETAESFGLRLGEPVRSAAHEAFQSDVDREIGPTIESWLALTLALNGMSRSIGQDDLYPFVLSDTVIEKLDFVHHAVSAAAVD, from the coding sequence GTGATTCCCTTCTCGTGTTCGGTGTGTGGGCAACTGCTGTTCTTCCACAACACCACCTGTCTGCGGTGCGCGTCGACGCTGGGGTACGACCCCGATCGGCTCGCGCTCGACGCGCTGATCGAGGCCGGAACGACGTTCGATGCGGGAGACGACACCGATGAGCCCCGAGCCGTGAAACTCGACGGCGATGTCGCAGTGTCGCTGGTGGGGCTCGACGACGTCACCTTCCGTCGGTGCGAGAACCGTCGTGCCGTCTCGTGCAACTGGCTGGTCGACGAGCGTGACGACAACCCGCTGTGCACGAGCTGTCGACTCACGTCGATCAGACCGAACGATGACGACGAGGCAGGTCTCGCCGGCTGGGCCGACGCCGAGCTGAGCAAGCGTCGGCTCATCCACCAACTCACGTCGCTGTCGCTTCCGATCATTGACCGGGCCGTCGACGAAGAACGCGGGGTGACGTTCGAGTTCCTGTCATCGCGGAATCGATCGGTCACCACCGGCCACGCCAGTGGCGTGATCACGCTCGATCTGTCGGAGTCCGACGACGCGCATCGCGAGTTCGTCCGTCAGCAACTGGGCGAGCCGTATCGCACCGTGCTCGGCCACCTTCGCCACGAGATCGGCCACTACTACTGGCCGCATCTCGTCGAGGACGCGGGACGGATCGACGAGTTCAGGGCGTTGTTCGGCGACGAGCGGGTGTCGTACGAAGACGCGCTCGCCGGGCACTACGCCGACGACCCCGACGAGCAGGAGACGACCTGGGTCGACACGCACGTGAGCCGGTACGCCACGATGCATCCCTGGGAAGACTGGGCCGAGACCTTCGCGCACTACCTCCACATCCAGGGTGGGCTCGAGACCGCCGAATCGTTCGGGCTCCGACTCGGCGAGCCGGTGCGCAGCGCAGCGCACGAGGCGTTCCAATCCGACGTCGACCGCGAGATCGGTCCGACGATCGAATCGTGGCTTGCATTGACCCTCGCGCTCAACGGCATGTCGCGCTCGATCGGCCAGGACGACCTGTACCCGTTCGTGCTGTCCGACACGGTGATCGAGAAACTCGACTTCGTGCATCACGCCGTGTCCGCTGCAGCCGTCGACTGA